Proteins encoded in a region of the Pseudothermotoga elfii DSM 9442 = NBRC 107921 genome:
- a CDS encoding flavodoxin family protein — protein MKILLTYSSLTGNTKKVADGIHKVLKKYETTYLAMNEIHSKDFIDRFDIVIVGCWVDKGMPNKEALDFMKMIKNKKVGLFVTLGAYPDSQHAKGALQRCVEKIEENRNIVIAKFICQGKISEKLINFFKTLPPDHPHALTEEKLRGYEMAAKHPDEEDIRKAQEVFSRPVELYVQ, from the coding sequence ATGAAAATTTTACTGACTTATTCAAGTCTCACGGGAAATACTAAAAAAGTAGCTGATGGAATACATAAAGTACTGAAAAAATATGAAACAACGTATCTTGCCATGAATGAAATACACAGTAAAGATTTCATAGATCGGTTTGATATTGTAATAGTTGGATGCTGGGTAGATAAAGGAATGCCAAATAAGGAAGCATTAGATTTTATGAAGATGATAAAAAATAAAAAAGTAGGCTTGTTTGTCACGCTTGGTGCATATCCAGATTCCCAGCATGCCAAGGGAGCACTCCAGAGATGTGTTGAAAAAATAGAAGAAAACAGAAACATTGTTATAGCTAAATTCATATGTCAGGGTAAGATAAGTGAAAAACTCATCAATTTTTTTAAGACACTCCCACCAGATCATCCTCATGCATTGACTGAAGAAAAACTGAGAGGTTATGAAATGGCAGCAAAACATCCTGATGAAGAAGATATAAGGAAAGCCCAAGAAGTGTTTTCCAGGCCGGTGGAACTCTATGTACAGTAA